GTTACTGAAACAGTTAATTGATTTCATCTCAGCCCCATCTCCTTTCGGAATTTTCAGCGAATCGTATGCCAAACAACCCGCGTTCATTGAGTGACATTCAAAACAGTGTTTGCAATCAACAATTTTTAAACTGCCCTCAAAGCTAAGACTTCCAAATTTGCACATTGCCTGACACGTTTTGCATCTAAGACAATAAGTAGCTTTACGAAATACATATCGGAACAACTTGCCAAATTGAGGATTTTTTTTTACAACCTTTTCATCTAGCCTTACTTCATAACCCTTCTTGATTGACCTGCAAAAAAAACGAAAGGTTTGGCCTTTGAAATTAATGGTAAAAACATCACCATCATTAGACAAATCACCAAGTGTTTTTATCCACTCTTTCCAGTCCGTTTTAGGAGAAAATATTTTAATTATTATTTCACCATTTTTTACAGTCTCAGAGTAAACTGGCTTGTCAATTGTAAGGAATAGCCCATTTCTTCTGGCGTTCCAGCCACCATTAGTAACATAATTATCCGCGGTTATGGTTTTTCTTGCATTGCTACTCCGGATGCATGATAAAAAAACCTCTATTTCCTTTGGGTAATTCGACTGTTCAATAAAACTTGCTTTGCCTCCACCCATTGGGCAACAAATACAGCCGACCCTTGCGCTGCCTTTCTTATACGCTTCATTAATCATAACATCATTTTTATATATATAAAGCCATACTTCCGCAGACGTCCATTCAAGTATCGAATTGTGGCTTAACTGCCCTCTTATCTTCTTGCCTTTATTAAAATATTTATATTCACCACGGGAATTACTTTCATGTGCACGGACACCAACAAAAGCCAAACCTGTGTAATCGTCTTTACCCATAACTTTTCTCATCTTCAATGTTTGAGGGGTGGTTTTATGCACGTAACAGCACCAACGAAGAACACGCGATGGGGGTCCAAACAATTCCCATGAATCTTTTGGATTTAAATGCGATTTGGCAATGTAAAACGGTATTTTTTCCTCAAAACATTGTTGCTTTATTTCATTGACAACTTCGTAGGTGTCGGGAAATTCCATACCCGTGTCGCCGAATACCACCACAAAACTACCTTTGGGCAAAGCCTTCTTAACAAGATCAAGCAAAACACAACTATCCTTTCCGCCCGAAAAAGCTACATGAAAACAATCAAGCTTGCCTTTGTATTTGGTATAAATAGCTAAAATTTTTTTTATCGTTGTCTGCTCAATGATTGCTAGCATATCTCTGTTTGCATCCACCATTGCCTTTATATCAATAGGGCGAAGCGACATGTCTTTTGGCTCGGGCATTACAGGTTTGCCATCCTTGCCATTAGGAATTATGATTTCAGGTGCGGTGTAGACATTGCCTCCTTTAAGTTTTGCAACATGCACCCCACGGTAATAGTAGTTATTTGCCTCCG
This Bacillota bacterium DNA region includes the following protein-coding sequences:
- a CDS encoding phosphoadenosine phosphosulfate reductase family protein, which encodes MYSYTYDKKTGGILLNFSPTGFSKEPRPVYATELDVLGFNKYWNYDKQTDCPYMWAEANNYYYRGVHVAKLKGGNVYTAPEIIIPNGKDGKPVMPEPKDMSLRPIDIKAMVDANRDMLAIIEQTTIKKILAIYTKYKGKLDCFHVAFSGGKDSCVLLDLVKKALPKGSFVVVFGDTGMEFPDTYEVVNEIKQQCFEEKIPFYIAKSHLNPKDSWELFGPPSRVLRWCCYVHKTTPQTLKMRKVMGKDDYTGLAFVGVRAHESNSRGEYKYFNKGKKIRGQLSHNSILEWTSAEVWLYIYKNDVMINEAYKKGSARVGCICCPMGGGKASFIEQSNYPKEIEVFLSCIRSSNARKTITADNYVTNGGWNARRNGLFLTIDKPVYSETVKNGEIIIKIFSPKTDWKEWIKTLGDLSNDGDVFTINFKGQTFRFFCRSIKKGYEVRLDEKVVKKNPQFGKLFRYVFRKATYCLRCKTCQAMCKFGSLSFEGSLKIVDCKHCFECHSMNAGCLAYDSLKIPKGDGAEMKSINCFSNHAPKTEWFNNFFEYQQDFLEENSLGPAQKTKFKRFLKDAELIFKEEVTSFAKMGASMGWNTDSFLALMLINLVANNPQIAWYTRVMDIDRPYKRNEIRDMLIAVGQSKDNISSIINAYKRLAETPLGTSLRWGYVTDEGDFTRTKCFVSDPCVVLYGLFKFAEKCNDYKEFTLATLLNDSIDRDGISPTRIFGLDRDEMIPILLGLSAKYPEFISASFTHDLEKITLDRDKSSQDVLDLFRRDIVYG